One Caulobacter segnis genomic window carries:
- a CDS encoding transglutaminase-like domain-containing protein, with protein sequence MRFDVEASLTYDFANPCEVLLLVEAAHGPDQIVGLEALTFWPNVDAVRVDDPVTFERRTVFTASGRINALYRAQVDIMSRAQDMSQAPAMAIRDLPSDVLPFLRASRYSPSDRLERFARHEFGELQGGRRVMAILAWIAENVNYRAGVSDAGTTAVDTLIDRAGVCRDFTHLVIGLCRAADIPARAVSAYAWRLEPPDLHAIAEVYLGGRWWLVDATGLAPVDGLVRVATGRDAADIAFMTIFGEAMLVEQSFSIKAVA encoded by the coding sequence ATGCGTTTCGACGTCGAAGCCTCGTTGACCTACGACTTCGCCAACCCGTGCGAGGTGCTGCTGCTCGTCGAGGCGGCGCACGGGCCCGACCAGATCGTGGGGCTGGAGGCCCTGACCTTCTGGCCCAATGTCGACGCCGTCCGGGTCGACGATCCCGTGACGTTCGAGCGTCGGACGGTCTTCACGGCCTCGGGGCGGATCAACGCGCTCTATCGGGCTCAGGTCGACATCATGTCCCGCGCTCAGGACATGTCCCAGGCGCCGGCGATGGCGATCCGCGACCTGCCCAGCGACGTGCTGCCGTTCCTGCGGGCCAGCCGCTACAGCCCGTCCGACCGGCTGGAGCGCTTCGCCCGCCATGAATTCGGCGAGCTGCAGGGGGGGCGGCGGGTGATGGCGATCCTGGCCTGGATCGCCGAGAACGTGAACTATCGCGCCGGGGTCAGCGACGCGGGCACGACGGCGGTCGACACCCTGATCGACCGGGCCGGCGTCTGTCGCGACTTCACTCATCTGGTCATCGGCCTGTGCCGGGCCGCCGACATCCCCGCCCGAGCGGTCAGCGCCTATGCCTGGCGGCTGGAGCCGCCGGACCTGCACGCCATCGCCGAGGTCTATTTGGGCGGCCGCTGGTGGCTGGTCGACGCCACGGGCCTGGCGCCGGTCGACGGGCTGGTCCGGGTCGCCACCGGCCGCGACGCCGCCGACATCGCCTTCATGACCATCTTCGGCGAGGCGATGCTGGTCGAGCAGAGCTTCTCGATCAAGGCGGTCGCGTAG
- the gcvPB gene encoding aminomethyl-transferring glycine dehydrogenase subunit GcvPB, translating into MSMNNVGRPTRPEAANDAPAGHETLSGGRGLLQDEALIFELDGWNKTGVDLPKAAAPSADLAGLLRSEPIGLPGLSEPEAVRHYVRLSQKNHAIDLALYPLGSCTMKHNPRLNEKMARLPGFSDIHPLQPQSTVQGALQLMDRLAHWLKTLTGMPAVALSPKAGAHGELCGLLAIRAAHEAAGNGHRKTVLAPTSAHGTNPATAAFVGYTVVEIAQTEDGRVDLADLESKLGDHVAAIMVTNPNTCGLFERDVVEIARLTHAAGAYFYCDGANFNAIVGRVRPGDLGVDAMHINLHKTFSTPHGGGGPGAGPVVLSEALAAFAPTPWLVHGHDGFSMVEHAGEEGARTAFGRMSAFHGQMGMYVRAYAYMLSHGADGLRQVAEDAVLNANYVKARLKDVMSPAFPEGPCMHEALFDDSWLEGTGVTTLDFAKAMIDEGFHPMTMYFPLVVHGAMLIEPTETESKQELDRFIEALRLLAGAAKAGETERFKGAPFHAPLRRLDETQAARKPRLRWKPVAAAPLAAE; encoded by the coding sequence AAGCCGCTAATGACGCCCCCGCCGGGCACGAGACCCTGAGCGGTGGTCGCGGCCTGCTGCAGGACGAGGCCCTGATCTTCGAACTGGACGGCTGGAACAAGACCGGCGTCGACCTGCCTAAGGCCGCCGCCCCGTCGGCCGACCTGGCCGGCCTGCTGCGGTCCGAGCCGATCGGCCTGCCGGGCCTGTCAGAGCCTGAAGCCGTCCGCCACTACGTGCGCCTCAGCCAAAAGAACCACGCCATCGACCTGGCGCTGTATCCGCTGGGTTCGTGCACGATGAAGCACAACCCGCGCCTGAACGAGAAGATGGCGCGCCTGCCGGGCTTCTCGGACATCCACCCGCTGCAGCCGCAGTCGACCGTGCAGGGCGCCCTGCAGCTGATGGACCGCCTGGCCCACTGGCTGAAGACCCTGACCGGCATGCCCGCCGTCGCCCTGTCGCCCAAGGCCGGCGCCCATGGCGAGCTGTGCGGCCTGCTGGCCATCCGCGCCGCCCACGAGGCGGCCGGCAACGGCCACCGCAAGACCGTCCTGGCCCCGACCAGCGCCCACGGCACCAACCCGGCCACGGCGGCCTTCGTCGGCTACACCGTCGTCGAGATCGCCCAGACGGAAGACGGTCGCGTCGACCTGGCGGACCTGGAGTCCAAGCTCGGCGACCACGTGGCCGCCATCATGGTCACCAACCCCAACACCTGCGGCCTGTTCGAGCGCGACGTCGTCGAGATCGCCCGCCTGACCCACGCGGCCGGGGCCTACTTCTACTGCGACGGCGCCAACTTCAACGCCATCGTCGGCCGGGTGCGCCCGGGCGACCTGGGCGTCGACGCCATGCACATCAACCTGCACAAGACCTTCTCGACGCCCCACGGCGGCGGCGGTCCGGGCGCGGGTCCGGTGGTGCTCAGCGAGGCCCTGGCGGCCTTCGCCCCGACGCCCTGGCTGGTGCACGGCCACGACGGCTTCTCGATGGTCGAGCACGCCGGCGAGGAGGGGGCCAGAACCGCCTTCGGCCGCATGAGCGCCTTCCACGGCCAGATGGGCATGTACGTCCGCGCCTACGCCTACATGCTGAGCCACGGGGCCGACGGCCTGCGCCAGGTGGCCGAGGACGCCGTCCTCAACGCCAACTACGTCAAGGCCCGCCTGAAGGACGTGATGAGCCCGGCTTTCCCGGAAGGGCCGTGCATGCACGAGGCCCTGTTCGACGACAGCTGGCTGGAAGGCACCGGGGTGACCACGCTCGACTTCGCCAAGGCGATGATCGACGAGGGCTTCCACCCGATGACCATGTATTTCCCGCTGGTCGTCCACGGCGCCATGCTGATCGAGCCGACCGAAACCGAGTCCAAGCAGGAATTGGATCGCTTCATCGAAGCCCTCCGCCTGCTGGCCGGCGCGGCGAAAGCCGGCGAGACGGAGCGCTTCAAGGGCGCGCCGTTCCACGCTCCGCTGCGACGCCTTGATGAGACTCAAGCGGCCCGCAAGCCTCGGTTGAGGTGGAAACCTGTGGCCGCGGCGCCACTAGCGGCTGAATAG
- a CDS encoding glutathione S-transferase family protein has translation MQLISLPVSPFAARVRIAIRAKDLAVEIVPPPPGWPHDRGFRDISPTGRVPVLILDDGEVVGESAVILEFLEEMFPERPLLPSHPLDRARVRTLIRHADLYLMPPMAGLAGPYEDREGRKLVGQLVDALEVLEGLLGDEGEDLTLADCALAPVLFAAEVTGRRLGLDLVGSLPTVAAYQARIGEDERVAAVLTEMSEGLRTLVQAT, from the coding sequence ATGCAGTTGATCAGTTTGCCCGTCTCGCCCTTCGCCGCGCGCGTCCGGATCGCCATCCGGGCCAAGGACCTCGCCGTCGAGATCGTCCCGCCGCCACCGGGCTGGCCGCACGACCGGGGCTTTCGCGACATCAGCCCGACGGGGCGCGTGCCTGTCCTCATCCTCGACGACGGCGAGGTGGTGGGGGAGTCGGCGGTGATCCTGGAGTTTCTCGAGGAGATGTTTCCCGAGCGGCCGCTGCTGCCGAGCCATCCGCTCGATCGCGCCAGGGTGAGGACCCTGATCCGGCACGCCGACCTCTATCTGATGCCGCCGATGGCCGGCCTGGCTGGGCCATACGAGGATCGCGAGGGGCGCAAGCTGGTCGGACAGCTGGTCGACGCGCTGGAGGTCCTGGAGGGGCTTCTCGGCGATGAAGGCGAGGACCTGACTCTGGCCGACTGCGCCCTGGCCCCGGTGCTCTTCGCCGCCGAGGTCACCGGCCGGCGGCTGGGTCTCGATCTGGTCGGGAGCCTGCCCACCGTGGCCGCCTACCAGGCGCGGATCGGCGAGGACGAGCGCGTGGCCGCCGTACTGACCGAGATGAGCGAAGGCTTACGGACGCTGGTCCAAGCGACCTGA